Genomic DNA from Carnobacterium divergens DSM 20623:
CAAAATTGCTCATGACTTAAATCCTGATTTAGAGGTTGGCTGTATGATTATTTATGCAACCACATATGCTTACGACTCAAATCCAATCAATCATTTAAAAGCTTTAGAGTACAATCAAGCCTTTAATTTTTATTGTGCAGACGTTCAAGCCAAAGGAGAATATCCTCATTACGCCAAACGTATCTGGAAAGAAGAAAATGTTACTTTAGATATTCATGATGGCGATTTAGAGTTATTAAAAGCATATCCTGTCGATTATGTTGGGTTTAGCTACTATATGTCTACTGTTGTGACGACTGACGAAGACGTTATGGCAAAATCTGAAGGGAATTTATTGTCTGGCGTTAGCAATCCTTTCTTAGAAGCTTCTGAATGGGGCTGGCAAATTGATCCACTTGGCTTGCGTTTGGCTTTAAATGAATTGTATGGTCGTTATCAGAAACCATTGTTCATTGTTGAAAATGGCTTAGGAGCAAAAGACGTTCTTGATGAAAATAATTTTGTTGAAGATGATTATCGCATCGACTATCTAAGAAGTCATATTGAAGCAATGGGTGAAGCTATTGGTGATGGAGTTGATTTAATGGGATACACTCCTTGGGGCTGTATTGACTTAGTCAGCGCTTCTACAGGTGAAATGTCTAAACGTTACGGATTCATTTACGTTGATCTTGACGACAATATTGAAGGCTCTGGAGATCGTTATGAGAAGAAATCCTTTAATTGGTATAAAAAAGTCATTGAAACTAATGGCTCTGACTTAGCTTAATTTTAACTGAATAAATAGGCTCAATTACAAAAATTAAACAATCTATTTAGTAAAAAAGAAAGAAACGAGAATTCAGTTGAATTTTCGTTTCTTTCTTTTTTATTTAAAATCAGCTAAAGCGATTATTTCCCCTCAATCGCTAACATTCTCCACAATCATCTCACTTACATAACCTAATCCAATAATTGTTTTAATTTAGTTACCACTACTTCCATCACACTCATCTCTTGAACCATCGCGATTCTAATGTATCCTTTTCCACCTGATCCAAAACCACTTCCTGGTGAAAATAAAATATCTGTTTTTTCTAAAATAAAGGTAACAAACTCTTTATCACTCATATAGTCATATTGCTTTGGAATCTTAGTCCATATGAAAAAAGAAGCAGCTGGTTTTTTTATTTTCCATCCGACTTTATTCATTTCTGCAATAAAGTAATCAATTCTTTCTTCATACTTGGCTATTTCAACACCAGCTAACATAGGTAAATGTTCAAGGGCTGTAATGGCCGTTTTTTGTAAAGGAAGAAATAGTCCAAATTCAATATTAAATTGCAACGCTTTTAATTGTTTGATGATTTCTTTATTCCCACAAACAAATCCAATTCGCCACCCTGCAATATTACAAGACTTACTCAGACTATAAAGCTCAACTGCCACCTCTTGTGATCCTTCAATTGAAAGAATACTAGGTACTTCTGCATCGGTATATCGAACTTCTGCGTACGCTAAATC
This window encodes:
- a CDS encoding glycoside hydrolase family 1 protein → MSNTKSIFPKNFLWGGSTAANQLEGAYLEDGRGLSVADALPGGKDRFKIVASPDFNFELDESKYVYPNHKGIDHYHRYKEDIALFAKMGFKVYRLSIAWSRIFPNGDETTPNEAGLAFYDNIFDECLKYGIEPVVTISHYEMPLHLAKEYGGWGNRKLVDFYERYAKVVLERYHTKVKYWMTFNEINSALHFPVMSQGLVMKTGAGSKQTIYQGLHHQFLASSKAVKIAHDLNPDLEVGCMIIYATTYAYDSNPINHLKALEYNQAFNFYCADVQAKGEYPHYAKRIWKEENVTLDIHDGDLELLKAYPVDYVGFSYYMSTVVTTDEDVMAKSEGNLLSGVSNPFLEASEWGWQIDPLGLRLALNELYGRYQKPLFIVENGLGAKDVLDENNFVEDDYRIDYLRSHIEAMGEAIGDGVDLMGYTPWGCIDLVSASTGEMSKRYGFIYVDLDDNIEGSGDRYEKKSFNWYKKVIETNGSDLA